One Rhodococcus sp. P1Y DNA window includes the following coding sequences:
- a CDS encoding PP2C family protein-serine/threonine phosphatase, producing the protein MTLVLRYAARSDRGLVRSNNEDSVYAGARLLALADGMGGHAAGEVASQLMIAALAHLDDDEPGDDLLGKLEAATREGNASIADQVEEEPELDGMGTTLTAILFAGRKIGLVHIGDSRAYMLREHALTQITRDDTFVQSLVDEGRITAEQAHTHPQRSLIMRALTGNEIEPTLTVREARAGDRYLLCSDGLSDVVSDETIENTLNEGDCASSADRLIELALRSGGPDNVTVVVADVVDIDYGQSSPILGGAASTEDEEDSPPPNTAAGRAAAMRPPRSTPKRVTTAPPVPEKKSHKLRWSLLAVGLIALLVGGAFVANAAIRNNYYVGEDSSRVAVMRGVPGSVLGYSLQSVHSIGCLADDGALTLTAPDTAPAGCDQFEVDDLAPAAREQVRAGLPSGTLDDANGQMNRLASGDLLPPCTVAEATTTTSAPPQPTTPAPAPTVAAPPADPAAPPADPAAPPVEAAPTTTPAPTVTQLPGQNCRAGT; encoded by the coding sequence GTGACCCTCGTACTCCGCTATGCGGCGCGCAGCGACCGAGGATTGGTGCGCTCGAACAACGAGGATTCGGTCTACGCGGGTGCGCGGCTTCTCGCGCTCGCCGACGGTATGGGTGGCCATGCCGCGGGCGAGGTGGCCTCGCAGTTGATGATCGCCGCCCTCGCTCACCTCGACGACGACGAACCGGGTGACGACCTCCTCGGCAAGCTCGAAGCCGCGACGCGAGAAGGCAACGCGTCCATCGCCGACCAGGTCGAAGAAGAACCCGAGCTCGACGGTATGGGAACCACCCTGACCGCAATTCTGTTCGCGGGCAGGAAGATCGGTCTCGTTCATATCGGTGACTCGCGCGCGTACATGCTGCGTGAACACGCACTGACGCAGATCACCCGCGACGACACCTTCGTGCAATCTCTCGTCGACGAAGGCCGGATCACCGCCGAACAGGCACACACTCATCCGCAGCGATCGTTGATCATGCGTGCGCTCACCGGCAACGAGATCGAGCCGACGCTGACCGTGCGTGAAGCGCGAGCAGGCGATCGGTACCTGCTGTGCTCCGACGGTCTGTCCGACGTCGTCAGCGACGAGACCATCGAAAACACCCTCAACGAGGGTGATTGCGCCTCCAGCGCCGACCGACTCATCGAACTCGCTCTGCGCAGCGGTGGCCCCGACAACGTCACCGTGGTCGTCGCCGACGTCGTCGACATCGACTACGGACAGAGCTCACCGATACTCGGTGGCGCCGCGAGCACCGAGGACGAAGAGGACTCACCGCCACCGAACACAGCGGCCGGCCGTGCAGCCGCGATGCGCCCACCGCGCTCGACCCCCAAGCGCGTCACGACAGCTCCCCCAGTGCCGGAGAAGAAGTCGCACAAGCTTCGGTGGTCGTTGCTGGCGGTCGGACTGATCGCATTGCTGGTCGGCGGTGCGTTCGTCGCGAACGCCGCGATCAGAAACAACTACTACGTCGGTGAGGATTCGAGCCGCGTCGCGGTCATGCGGGGCGTGCCCGGCTCCGTCCTCGGATACTCGTTGCAGTCCGTGCACTCCATCGGGTGTCTCGCAGACGACGGGGCACTCACCTTGACCGCTCCGGACACGGCACCTGCTGGATGCGACCAGTTCGAGGTGGACGATTTGGCTCCAGCGGCCCGCGAGCAAGTACGCGCCGGGCTCCCCTCCGGAACGCTCGACGACGCGAACGGCCAGATGAACCGCCTTGCGTCGGGAGATCTGTTGCCGCCGTGCACCGTCGCCGAGGCGACCACGACCACATCCGCGCCGCCCCAGCCGACGACGCCCGCCCCGGCTCCCACCGTTGCGGCACCGCCCGCTGATCCTGCGGCACCGCCGGCCGACCCCGCCGCACCGCCGGTCGAGGCGGCACCGACCACAACGCCTGCGCCCACCGTGACTCAGCTACCGGGTCAGAACTGCAGAGCTGGTACTTGA
- a CDS encoding FHA domain-containing protein FhaB/FipA, which yields MQGLILQLTRAGFLLLLWFFVWAVLRTLRSDIYAASGMRVPARYSRGSKVLPSFNKQKVAKNLVVTQGGLAGTRISLGTQPVLIGRADDSTLVLTDDYASTRHARISPRGGDWYVEDLGSTNGTYLDRAKVTTAVRVPLGTPVRVGKTVIELRP from the coding sequence GTGCAGGGCTTGATACTGCAGTTGACCCGTGCGGGCTTTTTGTTGCTGCTGTGGTTTTTCGTCTGGGCCGTTCTTCGGACTTTGCGAAGCGACATCTATGCGGCGTCGGGGATGCGTGTGCCCGCGCGATACTCCAGGGGATCGAAAGTTCTTCCGTCGTTCAACAAGCAGAAGGTTGCCAAGAATCTAGTGGTGACACAGGGCGGTCTCGCCGGAACCAGAATTTCGCTCGGCACGCAGCCGGTGCTGATCGGTCGCGCCGACGATTCGACGTTGGTCCTCACCGACGATTACGCGTCCACACGTCATGCGCGCATCTCACCTCGCGGCGGTGACTGGTACGTCGAGGACCTCGGTTCGACTAACGGAACGTATCTCGATCGTGCCAAGGTGACGACTGCCGTTCGTGTGCCCTTGGGCACTCCGGTTCGAGTCGGCAAGACCGTTATCGAGCTCCGCCCGTGA
- a CDS encoding FtsW/RodA/SpoVE family cell cycle protein — MSSNPSVGASFPSPPGGFAPAPVQSNRRNVELLLLGIAVVITTLSLVLVEASQEQAVTWDLAKYGLAYLALVTVAHLAVRRFAPYADPLLLPIVALLNGLGLVLIHRLDLADQQAAAYLGQEIPSPDATQQVLWTTLAIAGFIALLVLLRDYRTLARYSYTVGLCGLVLLAIPAILPSAFSEVNGSKIWIRLPGFSIQPGEFAKILLLIFFASLLVAKRELFTTAGKHFLGMDFPRARDLGPILLVWIVSVGVLVFEKDLGSSLLIFGTVLVMIYIATERVGWLIIGFGLLLVGFLFAYQVFGHVKIRTDTWLHPFDDYNDTGYQIVQSMFSFATGGLAGTGLGSGRPSQVPFAKTDFIIAAIGEELGLIGLAAVLLLYLVFIIRGLRTALAVRDSFGKLLAAGLSFTVAIQLFVVVGGVSKLIPLTGLTTPYLSYGGSSLLANYLLVALLIKISDAAREPATPKKKPTPAAPIAEAKTEMVKRP, encoded by the coding sequence ATGAGTTCCAATCCATCTGTGGGGGCGTCCTTTCCGAGCCCACCGGGCGGATTCGCGCCTGCTCCCGTCCAATCCAACCGACGCAACGTCGAGTTGCTACTGCTGGGCATCGCAGTAGTGATCACCACGCTGTCTCTCGTATTGGTCGAGGCAAGCCAGGAACAGGCCGTCACCTGGGATCTGGCGAAGTACGGGCTCGCCTATCTCGCCCTCGTCACCGTCGCTCACCTGGCCGTGCGCAGGTTCGCGCCGTACGCGGACCCCCTTCTGCTGCCGATCGTCGCACTGCTCAACGGACTCGGTCTGGTGTTGATACACCGACTCGACCTGGCCGACCAGCAGGCCGCTGCGTATCTGGGGCAGGAGATTCCGTCTCCCGACGCGACCCAGCAGGTGCTGTGGACGACGCTGGCCATCGCCGGCTTCATCGCTCTTCTCGTCCTGCTGCGCGACTACCGCACACTGGCGCGGTACAGCTACACCGTCGGGCTGTGCGGGCTTGTACTCCTGGCCATTCCGGCCATTCTGCCGTCGGCGTTCTCCGAGGTGAACGGCTCGAAGATCTGGATCAGGCTGCCGGGGTTCAGCATTCAACCCGGTGAGTTCGCGAAGATCCTGCTGCTGATCTTCTTCGCGTCGCTGCTGGTTGCCAAGCGTGAGCTGTTCACCACGGCGGGCAAGCATTTCCTCGGCATGGACTTTCCCCGAGCTCGCGATCTCGGCCCGATCCTGCTGGTGTGGATTGTTTCGGTCGGCGTGCTGGTCTTCGAGAAGGACCTCGGATCGTCGTTGCTGATCTTCGGCACCGTCCTGGTGATGATCTACATCGCCACCGAACGAGTCGGCTGGCTCATCATCGGATTCGGTCTGCTACTCGTCGGATTTCTGTTCGCCTATCAGGTGTTCGGTCACGTGAAGATCCGTACCGATACCTGGCTGCACCCGTTCGACGATTACAACGACACCGGTTATCAGATCGTGCAGTCGATGTTCAGTTTCGCGACCGGTGGCCTGGCCGGAACAGGACTCGGCAGCGGACGGCCGTCACAGGTTCCATTCGCGAAAACCGACTTCATCATCGCCGCTATCGGTGAGGAACTCGGTCTCATCGGCCTCGCCGCAGTCCTTCTCCTGTACCTCGTCTTCATCATTCGTGGGTTGCGCACTGCCCTTGCGGTTCGCGACAGCTTCGGCAAGCTGCTCGCGGCCGGCCTGTCCTTCACCGTCGCCATTCAGCTGTTCGTCGTCGTCGGCGGGGTGAGCAAGCTGATCCCGCTCACCGGTCTGACCACGCCCTATCTGTCCTACGGAGGATCTTCGCTTCTCGCCAACTATCTCTTGGTCGCCTTGTTGATCAAGATCTCCGACGCAGCCCGTGAACCTGCGACACCAAAGAAGAAGCCGACCCCGGCAGCGCCCATCGCGGAAGCGAAGACCGAGATGGTGAAGCGCCCATGA